The following proteins are co-located in the Trichormus variabilis 0441 genome:
- a CDS encoding MFS transporter, with amino-acid sequence MTQHPKNTGMQTFTIIWFGQMISLIGSQLTNFALGVWVYQRTGSVTQFALISLFTSLPMILISPVAGTLVDQFPRRWMMLFSDLGAGISTGVIAILLATGDLATWHIYVGAAISSCFGAFQWPAYTAATTLLVPPEKLARANGMLQVGEAAGRLVAPMLGGILLLFLEIDGIIFIDFATFLFALSTLLLAPFPKQYIDRHRAEKTPWLKEASSGLVYLVNRRGLFALLLFFAVNNFLVGIVQMLITPLVLSFGSATDLGTIMTTGGIGMLVSSILVSTVRMPQYLALSIFTFMLLGGICITCAGFYQSILALALIAFLFFFGLPIINSSAQVIFQKKVPSSLQGRVFATIGAIANASQPLAYTVAGPLADKIFEPLMAQNGLLAESMGKIIGVGQGRGIGLMFIVMGILTVLATIIAYQYKPLRLVERQLPDAMNPSC; translated from the coding sequence ATGACCCAACATCCAAAAAATACAGGAATGCAAACTTTTACCATCATCTGGTTTGGACAGATGATTTCCCTCATCGGCTCGCAGCTAACTAATTTTGCCTTGGGTGTATGGGTATACCAGCGAACTGGCTCAGTCACACAGTTCGCCTTGATTTCCCTCTTTACCAGCTTGCCCATGATTCTGATTTCTCCCGTAGCTGGCACGCTGGTAGACCAATTCCCCCGTCGTTGGATGATGTTATTTAGTGACTTAGGAGCAGGTATTTCTACGGGGGTAATTGCAATTTTGTTAGCTACAGGCGATTTGGCTACTTGGCATATATACGTGGGTGCTGCTATTAGTTCCTGCTTTGGTGCTTTTCAATGGCCAGCTTATACAGCAGCTACTACCTTGCTTGTCCCACCAGAAAAACTGGCACGAGCTAACGGTATGTTGCAAGTGGGGGAAGCCGCAGGTCGGTTAGTTGCACCAATGTTAGGAGGTATACTGCTGCTGTTTCTGGAAATTGATGGCATTATCTTTATTGACTTTGCGACATTTCTGTTTGCTTTGAGTACTCTGTTACTAGCTCCGTTTCCCAAGCAGTACATTGATAGACATCGCGCGGAAAAAACTCCTTGGTTGAAGGAAGCATCTTCCGGTTTGGTCTATCTAGTTAACAGAAGAGGACTGTTTGCACTACTACTGTTCTTTGCTGTGAACAATTTCCTAGTGGGAATTGTGCAGATGCTAATTACGCCGCTAGTATTGTCCTTTGGTTCGGCTACAGACTTGGGGACAATTATGACTACTGGCGGTATCGGAATGCTAGTAAGCAGCATCCTTGTCAGTACCGTGAGAATGCCACAGTATTTAGCTCTCAGTATCTTTACTTTTATGCTGCTAGGTGGGATCTGTATTACCTGTGCAGGGTTTTACCAATCGATTTTAGCCTTAGCGCTGATAGCTTTCCTGTTTTTCTTTGGTCTACCAATTATTAACAGTTCAGCCCAAGTTATTTTTCAAAAGAAAGTACCATCTAGTCTGCAAGGTCGAGTTTTTGCGACAATAGGAGCGATCGCTAACGCATCACAGCCTTTGGCTTACACTGTCGCTGGGCCATTAGCGGATAAAATCTTCGAGCCGTTAATGGCTCAGAATGGGCTGTTAGCAGAAAGTATGGGAAAAATTATTGGTGTTGGTCAAGGACGTGGTATCGGTCTGATGTTTATCGTGATGGGAATACTCACCGTATTGGCGACGATTATCGCCTATCAGTATAAACCATTGAGACTTGTGGAAAGGCAACTGCCCGATGCCATGAATCCCAGTTGCTAG
- a CDS encoding ABC exporter membrane fusion protein — protein sequence MDIFRKPIKFDPKSKKLTLAFIVPVGLAAIGVPAYIFATSSNFTWQSTKQSHVTPKVVVQKPVIPTVAALGRIQTKDKIINLSGPSALQTARLDQVLVKEGDNVRRGQLIAVLDNVSQLQTTLAKAQMGVRVAQSQLSQAQAGTTKQGEIAAQQARIASLQAQFQGDINIHKSKIAGLEAQLRNAETEYGRFRSLYEQGAISAVTKDTKLLAVETLQAQLKEAQSSLNQTLSSFPKQIQEAKASLAELKEVRPVDVQVAQSELERAKAAVLEAKANLALAYVRSPMNAKILKVNTFPGETISEKGIVELAQTQQMYVVAEIYETDVSKIKIGQKAEISSKALPKGMIGTVEKIGVQIGKRNVVNNDPSINIDSRVAEIKIRLDPADTKEAANFINLQVDVKIKNTTTV from the coding sequence ATGGACATTTTTCGCAAACCAATAAAATTTGATCCAAAATCCAAAAAATTGACACTAGCTTTCATAGTTCCTGTAGGATTAGCGGCTATTGGTGTACCAGCATATATTTTTGCTACTAGCTCAAATTTTACTTGGCAATCTACAAAGCAGAGTCATGTGACCCCAAAAGTTGTAGTTCAAAAGCCTGTAATCCCTACAGTGGCAGCTTTAGGACGTATTCAAACCAAGGATAAAATCATTAACTTATCTGGGCCATCAGCTTTGCAGACTGCCAGGTTAGATCAGGTTTTGGTCAAAGAAGGGGATAATGTTCGTCGCGGACAACTCATTGCTGTGTTGGATAACGTCAGTCAACTGCAAACAACTCTAGCAAAAGCCCAAATGGGTGTTCGAGTTGCTCAATCACAACTAAGTCAAGCCCAAGCAGGAACTACAAAACAAGGAGAAATTGCTGCTCAACAAGCACGCATTGCCAGTTTACAAGCCCAGTTTCAAGGGGATATTAACATTCACAAGTCTAAGATTGCTGGCTTAGAAGCACAATTGAGAAATGCTGAAACGGAATATGGACGTTTTCGGTCGTTGTATGAGCAGGGTGCTATATCTGCGGTCACAAAAGATACTAAATTACTAGCCGTAGAAACTTTGCAAGCACAACTCAAGGAAGCTCAAAGTTCTCTCAACCAAACTTTATCATCGTTTCCCAAACAGATTCAAGAAGCTAAAGCTAGTTTGGCAGAGTTAAAAGAAGTTCGTCCTGTAGATGTGCAGGTGGCTCAAAGTGAGTTAGAAAGAGCCAAGGCTGCTGTTTTAGAAGCAAAAGCTAATTTAGCCCTAGCTTATGTGCGATCGCCCATGAATGCAAAAATTTTAAAGGTCAATACTTTTCCAGGAGAAACTATTAGCGAAAAGGGCATAGTTGAGTTAGCTCAGACTCAACAGATGTATGTTGTTGCAGAAATTTATGAAACTGATGTTAGCAAAATTAAAATAGGTCAAAAAGCAGAAATATCGAGTAAAGCACTACCTAAAGGCATGATTGGAACTGTGGAAAAAATCGGTGTCCAAATAGGTAAGAGAAATGTGGTAAACAATGACCCTTCAATCAATATAGACTCAAGAGTTGCAGAAATCAAAATTCGTTTAGACCCGGCTGATACTAAGGAAGCCGCTAATTTTATTAATCTGCAAGTTGATGTCAAAATTAAAAACACTACTACCGTTTAA
- the devC gene encoding ABC transporter permease DevC, translated as MAAITPVAWLQLIHRKPRLLVTITGVTFAVMLMFIQLGFRDGLFEDAVVFHKQIQADLVLLHRDTERFFDMKVFPRRYLYNISAVDGIESVNPFYFSVTNFKNPETFVSRPIAIAGFTPDQPVFNLPEVNQQAEVIKAANTILFDRLSRPEFGSIVENLEKHGEVTTDVSNRQIKVRGLFSLGGGVMTADGVIITSDLTFSEILNHPLEKVQMGVIKVKPGVDPQSIIKKVSQDLPQELKIMTLADYIQLEKDILAQSTPIGFIFNMGTVIGCVFGGIIVYQILYTQISDSIFIYATFKAIGYANSYLVKVVLQQAFLMSLIGYIPGFAICMYLYSFVQEATRLPMIMTITRGVMVMLLTIIMCSIAGMLAMNKLRSADPAELFG; from the coding sequence ATGGCTGCTATTACTCCCGTTGCTTGGTTACAACTAATTCATCGTAAACCTCGTTTATTAGTTACCATTACTGGCGTTACTTTTGCAGTAATGTTGATGTTCATTCAATTGGGTTTTAGAGACGGACTTTTTGAAGATGCTGTTGTATTTCATAAACAAATTCAAGCGGATTTAGTATTACTGCATCGTGATACAGAGCGTTTTTTTGATATGAAGGTGTTTCCGCGACGCTATCTGTATAACATCTCGGCTGTGGATGGGATAGAATCGGTTAATCCTTTCTATTTTTCGGTTACTAACTTCAAAAATCCTGAAACTTTTGTCAGCAGACCAATTGCGATCGCTGGTTTTACACCTGATCAACCTGTGTTTAATTTACCAGAAGTCAACCAACAAGCAGAAGTAATTAAAGCTGCTAATACCATATTATTTGACCGACTGTCTCGACCTGAATTTGGTTCCATTGTTGAGAATTTAGAGAAACATGGCGAAGTAACAACAGATGTATCCAATCGCCAAATTAAAGTGAGAGGATTATTTTCTCTAGGAGGTGGTGTAATGACAGCAGATGGTGTGATTATCACCAGTGATTTAACCTTTTCTGAAATTTTAAATCACCCATTAGAAAAAGTGCAGATGGGAGTGATTAAAGTTAAACCTGGTGTTGACCCACAAAGTATCATCAAAAAAGTCTCACAAGACTTACCTCAAGAACTAAAAATTATGACTCTAGCAGATTATATCCAACTAGAGAAAGATATTTTAGCACAATCCACACCCATTGGATTCATTTTTAATATGGGAACAGTTATTGGTTGTGTATTCGGTGGGATTATTGTTTATCAAATTCTCTACACACAAATTTCTGATAGCATATTTATCTACGCTACATTTAAAGCTATTGGATATGCAAATTCATACCTAGTAAAGGTAGTTTTACAACAAGCATTTTTAATGTCCTTAATTGGATATATCCCTGGGTTCGCTATTTGTATGTATCTCTATAGCTTTGTTCAAGAAGCTACTCGTCTACCGATGATTATGACTATCACTAGGGGGGTGATGGTGATGTTACTCACAATTATTATGTGTTCTATTGCTGGGATGCTAGCGATGAATAAACTACGTTCTGCTGATCCAGCCGAACTTTTTGGCTAA
- a CDS encoding DevA family ABC transporter ATP-binding protein, producing MSQSSIISVQHLNHYFGKGSLRKQVLFDISLSINPGEIVILTGPSGSGKTTLLSLMAGLRSVQEGSVKVFGKEVYRAGNKKLLQLRRQIGYVFQKHNLVPFLTASQNVQMTMELARNMSRKEMCCRAEAMLELVGLNHRIHYYPDQLSEGQKQRVAFARALVTQPQLILADEPTASLDKNSTQIVVETLKERAKYQGCSILLITHDNRILDMADRIIYMEDGYLKNDVRAA from the coding sequence ATGTCTCAATCTTCTATCATCTCTGTTCAGCACCTTAACCACTACTTTGGTAAAGGTTCATTACGAAAACAGGTTTTATTTGATATTAGTTTATCAATTAATCCTGGTGAAATTGTAATTTTGACTGGCCCTTCTGGTTCTGGAAAAACAACTTTGTTAAGCCTGATGGCTGGTTTACGGAGTGTACAAGAAGGTAGCGTTAAAGTTTTTGGTAAAGAAGTATATCGAGCTGGTAATAAAAAGTTACTGCAACTACGTCGTCAAATTGGATATGTGTTTCAAAAACATAACTTAGTTCCCTTTCTCACTGCTAGCCAAAATGTACAAATGACTATGGAATTAGCTCGTAATATGTCTCGTAAAGAAATGTGCTGTCGAGCAGAAGCTATGCTGGAATTAGTGGGTTTAAATCACCGTATTCATTATTATCCAGATCAACTTTCTGAAGGACAAAAACAACGTGTAGCATTTGCACGGGCATTAGTTACTCAACCCCAATTAATTCTAGCTGATGAACCAACAGCATCGCTAGATAAAAATAGCACTCAGATAGTCGTTGAGACATTAAAAGAACGTGCCAAATATCAAGGCTGTTCCATTCTTTTAATCACTCATGATAATCGCATTCTGGATATGGCTGATCGCATCATTTATATGGAAGATGGTTACTTAAAGAATGATGTCCGTGCTGCTTAA